The stretch of DNA TTGAGAGGGCTTGATTCTAGTACGAGAGGACCGAATTGAACAAACCTCTGGTGTATCAGTTGTACCGCCAGGTGCACCGCTGAGTAGCTACGTTTGGAAGAGATAAGCACTGAAAGCATATAAGTGCGAAACTCGCCTCAAGATGAGACATCTTTTAAGGGTCGTGGGAGATGACCACGTTGATAGGCTATAGGTGTAAAGTTGGTAACAGCATAGCCGAGTAGTACTAATTACCCGTAGATTTATAGCCTAATTGGCAGCACTTAGTTGCGCAGTAAAGGTTTTGTCTTTGTGAACGTTTTTATCGATTAAAACCAGAAGTTAGCAAATAGAATTTAGAAGTTAGAGAATGATCTAACCTCTAATGACTAAAGTCTAACCTCTTATATAAAGCCTTTAGGGTGGTTTTAGCGGTGGGGCTCACCTGTTCCCATTCCGAACACAGAAGTTAAGCCCACCAGCGCCGATGGTACTGCGAAAGCGGGAGAGTAGGTCGCCGCCAGTTTTTATTAAAAAGTCTCATACATTTATTTGTATGAGACTTTTTTTGTTATAGACATAGACGAACTACTACTACTAGAATACTACATACTAGAAAAAGGTAGGTGGCAGATGATAGGTAATAGGTGGCAGGAGGAATTAGTGATTAGAATTTAGGTAAATGGAAAGTAACTAATAACTGACAACCGACAACTAAAAACTAACAACACTCAACTCTTACCAACATTACCTAAACTCTTTTCGTAGAAATAAACCCACATTGGTTTTGGTTACAGGATTTAAGCCATATTGGTCAAAATCTGTAGCAAGCCCATATTGAAAGGATTTGTGATCCAGCCCTATTCGTAATTGTTGCTGACTTCTGCGATGTAGTTTAAAATCTAACCAGCTTGTGGTTGCCAACAGCTGAGTAAAGAGCTGATAATCCCGAGTAAGAGGGAATCGGTAATTGACCATTATAATGGCTTCCCGTAAAGGAATGTTAATCACCATATAAGAAAGGAATATGGTCGCAAATAATCTTGGGGTACGTTTAGAGTACTGTACTGCTAAAAAAGGAGTAATTCCAGTAGTGTTAACGAATTTCATTCCAACACCAGCGGCAAAAGGACCTGCATAATTATAGGTTACAGCCATATTGGTAAATACTTCATCAAATCGCCGGTCCTTTTTAGTGTAAAAGCTGTGTACAGCTGTTATATTAAGAAGATTAAATTTCTTTTGCCGATCAATCTTTTTTGAAACAATAGCAGACATTAATACTTTTCGATAGCCCACGTCAAGCTCAGCCTGAATTATTGGTGGGGGTGGAATGCTATCATGAGCGATTTGTGCCTGAAATAAAAATGATAGGAGTAAAAAGAAATAGCTAAAGTTTTTTTTATACAAATACATAAGGATATAAATTAAGATGAACAACTGAGAGTATGTTTGTTGTATTAAACAATAAGAATAAAATTATCCTTGTTCTATGGTATTAATGTCTTTCTCTACACAGACTGAAGCCTTCCAATAGATTATGCTTGCAAGCAATGCTACACCTGTTGCAGATAACAATGAGTAGCGTATGGCATTAACACTATATGTTTCGGATAAAAGATCATTAAAAAAACCTGGAACAGAGCTGCCAAAACCATGACCGATAAAGTTGCAGGAAATGGTTAATATTGCTGCTGCCAAAGTACGTACTTCTACACGCGTGACAGTCTGAGCTACACCCCAGGCTACTCCAATATGAAATGCGAGAAAGAATGTTGTAATGCCGAGTCCTATAATAGCCATTGCAGCACTGGTTGAGAATAAAAACAACAGAGAAAAGGTTGCACACAAAAATGTTGCTATAGCAGGGATTTGTAAGATGTACTTATAGTCTTTCTTTCCAAAAGTATTGGAAAGCCATCCCCCAAGAAAAGCACCTGCAAGACCGGTTCCCCCTTTTACAACTCCAACAATCAATCCTATTTGCTTTCCGTCGAAGTGATAGATTCTTCTGAGGAAAGTTGCTTCCCATGTACTTAATGCATAAATCACGAAAGCTCCCATAGTGGTGGCGATCAGTACGAGACGGTAACTTCGCCGACTAAAAATGTCTTTGAGAGCTTCCCGTAAAGGAATTCCCAGCTCTTTTAGCTTATAATGCTCTTCTGAGCTGCCACGTAACGGTTCCTTCATGGTTAAGCGGATAACCAGAGCCAGTATAAGTCCTGGAGCTCCGGCAAAAAAGAAGGCGTACCGCCATCCTAACATTTGGCCGACAAGACCTGCAATGAGATAGCCTAAAAGTATTCCGAGATGGAGCCCTCCGGAATAAATGCTAAAGGCTTTAGGGCGCTTTTCTTTTGGGAAAAAATCAGAAAGAAGAGAATGCCCCGGAGCAGAACCCATTGATTCTCCAAAACCAACCATGATTCTGGCAATAGTAAGCTGAAGAGTATTAGCCACCAGTCCACTAAAAGCGGTCATGGCGCTCCAGATAGTAAGCCCCGTAACAATAATATTCCTTCTATTATATCGATCGGCTAGTCTTGCTACAGGAAAGGTCATCGCAGAATAAAAAGCAACAAAAGCGAAACCGGACAGTAAGCCCATCACAGTATCTGACAGATGGAATTCCTCTCTGATAGGGTCGAGAAGTACATTGAAAATAACACGATCCAACAAGCCTAGTGCAAATACCAGGGTCAGTAATAGTAGTGCATAATTAGGCCGGGTTTGCCCCAGCCTTCTATGCTCTGAGATTTGAGAGTCCATATAAGTTTTGTTTTTTTGGTGAGTATAAGGTATACAGGTACTAGCTGATCTGCTTCACGACCCTGTTAATTTGGGCAACATGGATGTTGTCGTGTTCAACTATGAAATGATCTATGAAATCCCTTAACTTCATTAATCCGAATTTAGGATTCATATGCTGAATTTCTTTTTCAAGATCGGCAGGTGTCAGTTTTTCAAATAAACGGGTAATCTCTGCATAGCTTTTTTCCAGACGGTTCCGGATTTCAGCTGATGATGGCTGAACCTTATCTGCTTCTTCTATATTGGCTAAACGGGCTGGATTATCCATTTTTCGACCAATAGAAAGAGAAGGATCATGCAGTACTTTTTGGATTTCGTTTACAAAGAAAACCCGGGCCTCTCCAATATGCCAGAATACAATACCACAAGACCATTCTTCAAATGAAGGTCTGGTATATAATTTTTGTGTGGGAACAACTTCATCTAATAATTTCAAAAAGCTTTTTTGGGAATGTTGAAGAGATTCTTTGATTTCTTGCAAGTTTAATGTTGTATTGCTCATAATTTATGTTTTAAGAATTGTAATTATTTAATTGTATTTTGTAGTAAGCCGATATTGGTAATTTCTACTTCCACTACATCTCCTCTTTGCATGAATACTTTAGGAGTTCTCCCAAATCCGACACCAGAAGGCGTGCCAGTAGCAATGATGTCTCCAGGATTTAGGGTCATGATTTCTGATATAGCTTCAATGAGAGTGGGAACATCAAAGATAAGATCACCAATAAAAGATTCCTGCATTACCTGTCCATTCAGCCGAAGTGTAATTTTGGAATTAGCGAGGTTTTCTATTTCATCAGGGGTTATGAGCATTGGACCTATAGGACCATGTCCATCAAAGTTTTTTCCTTGCATCCACTGAATAGTCCTAAACTGATATTCACGTACCGTTACATCATTAAAGCAAGAATATCCTGCTACATATTCTAAAGCATTTTCCTTTTTTATGTTTTTCCCTTTTTTACCGATAATAACTGCCATTTCAGCTTCATAGTCCAAGGAATTGGATAAGTCTATATAGGGAACATCTTGTTTGTGGCCATTTAAGGTTGTAGCCATTTTTGCAAATAATACCGGCGTTGAAGGCATTTCGCGTTTCATTTCCATAATATGATGCTTATAATTCAACCCCACACATATAATTTTCTCAGGAGATCCTACTACGGGAAGCCATTCAATCTGGTCTTCTTTCCAAACCGTATTTTCTGGAAGTTGATTCCAGTTTTCCTGAGCATACGTTATAACCTTTTCAGCATCGGATAATCCGGAAGTGCTTTTTAAAGATTCCTGTATACTGGGAGCTAAAGAAATCTTTGCCAAACTGGCAATTTCATTAAGATCAATGATTTTTTCCTGAACAAAAGCTCCGAATTTGGGTTCTGAAGAACCGACGGTAAACATTAATAATTTCATTGGTTGTATTTTAAAATTGAATATGATTGATTAGAGAAATTTAGAGAGGGCTTTTAAAAACTTCACGGACGAATTGATGACCGTTATTTTCGAGATAAGGTTCTTCCCTGTATTTATCGAGTGCCCGCATCAGTGGGATATCACTTACAGAGAATAGGATGGCATCAGAATTCTCCGAAATATTACAATGTTCATGACAAGCCCAGGTAGGAATTACAAAAAAATCCCCTTCTGACCAGTTAAATTGTACTCCATCTATTACTGAATAACCGCTTCCTTCAAAAACATAATATACATTACTGGAAACATGGCGATGGGCTTTGGTATGTACTTTAGGACGAATCATTTGTATTGATGCTCCAAAAGTTTTCATGACCGCTTTTCCATTGAAAGAATTGACATATTCCAGAGCCAAATCATCATAAGGACTGGCTTCATCTGCTTCTTTAAGATCATTAAGCGCTTTTAGAGTGTCTTTCCATTTATAAACAGATACCGGAGGATACTCATTGATAGGGGGTTCCCATAAAGGGCGGTAATTTCCATTGCCATGCTTCAGTACTGATGCATTCATTTTTTTGGTTATTTCCTGTTGATCCAAATGATAAGATTCAAAGAAATTGGCATTAAGGTAGTTGGTAACGGGAATATCTAAAGCGTCTAACCAGATTGCATGCTTATCATTGATAGAACCATGGTCATGCCATAACATGGGAGGATTAAGTACGTAGTCTCCTCTTTCCAAAAAAATTCTGTTTCCTTCAACAGTACTATAAGAACCTTCACTTTGAATAATGAATCGTGATGCTTGTGCAATATGGCGATGCGGAGGAGCGATCTCTTTACCATTCAACCATTGTAATGCCATCCACAAAGTCTCAGTAGCATAAGGTTTTCCATTAAGACCAGGATTGCTTAGTCCTAAAGCGCGTCGATCCCCTCCGTCTTCAAGCTCAACCAGTTTACCAGCTGTTGATGCCAGCTGATGCAGCTGATCCCATTTCCAAAGCCAGGGGATAGCGGCCGGGCTAGGGTGTAACGGTAATACATCTTGCTCTACAAGCCAAAGAGGAGTTAAATTCTGCTCTTTTAGCCTGGAGTATAGTGCTTCTTTTTCTTTCATAATATAGTATTTGTGATATTATTTTATTTTTATTATTCAAAACACTGATTGTTTCTTTTATTGGATTAATTATTATCATGGTGATAAATTTAAATATAAATAAATGAATATTCCAAATGAAATTTGAATAAATTTAAATATTGTGATAATTTTAGTTTTTTGTTTATTTATTTTTAAATAGTATTTAAAGTAATATTTTATAATGAATATGAGAATAGAACTGTAATGATTATATTTGTATAAAACATCTTTATGTCGACCAAACACATCATTATGTCTATGTTGGAAATAGCTCCTATGACAGGCTATGAGATTGCTCAAAATCTGAGTACTTCAGTAGTTCCGTTTTGGAGCGCTACTGCCAGCCAGATTTATAATGCACTCAAAAGTATGAAGGAGAGTAACCTGGTAGAAACTGAAAATAGTATCAGGGGGGAAAAAATGAATGTGGAGCAGTATACTCTTACCCACACCGGTCGAAAAGAGCTTGATGATTGGATTCAGGAGGATATTCAGTATATCCCGATTCGGGAGCCTTTTTTACTTTGGTCTTCTTATATGGAGAAATGTACTTTGGAAAAAGCGATTTCTATCATAGATAAACATATTGAGAGATTTGAAAAAAGAGCGCATCAGCTTGAAGAAGCTACCTATAAAATACAAACCAATGAGTATAAGCTTATGAAAATGAGATCGGAATCTACCCCGAAAGAAAAGCTTAAAAAAATCCAGATGGCTCGTGCTTTTGCTTATGGGGAAATTGCTGCAAAAGCACGATTTGAAGTGGAGCAGGCTAAACGTATCCGGCAATTTGCTTATTCTTTTTTTTCAGAAAATGACTAATAAAAAAACAAAACCTAATACGAAGTAAAGTATTCTGGTTTTTTTTGAATGCTTTTGTATGGGCGGAATTTATTTTTCCGGCTAATGTATGGGTGTATTTTCATCATTTTATCTCCCTATTTTTTATGCTTATGATTTGAGTATAAATGTGTTGAATTTTAATTTATATACCTAATATTCTTTTTAGGTAGTAGTACTTTGTTAAATAGTATTAAAATATTATGTTTGCGATAAGTTATACGAATATAATATGAAAAAAACACTATTTAAGATTGGATTGCTTCAATCCGTATTTTTTTGTTGGGGTGGGCTGTATGCGCAAACTACAGATTCAATTAAAACTGCAAAGATTGATGAAGTAGTAGTAACAGCTTACGGAGTCAAAAAAGAGAAAAAAGCATTGGGTTATGCTTTTCAAGATGTAAAAGGTCAGGCCCTAGTAGATGCCAGAGAAAACAATGTTACTAATGCTTTAACTGGTAAGGTTGCCGGTCTTCAGGTGATTAGAGGTGGGTTTGGACCGGGAGCGTCTTCTAAGATTAACCTTAGGGGATTTACTTCTATAAAAGGAGATAATCAGCCTTTGATTGTAGTAGATGGAATTCCCATCAACAATTCAGCAGGAGTGAAGGCGAAAGCTCAGGAAAGTGGTAATAAGAATAATGATTTCTGGAATCCAGATATTGATATGGGGAATGGATTAAGTGATATCAATCCCGATGATATTGAAAGTATTTCTGTTTTGAAAGGTGGTGCTGCGTCAGCATTATACGGTGCAAGAGCAGGGAATGGAGTCATTCTTATCACTACAAAAAGCGGAAAGAAAAGAAATGGTATTGGAATTACTTATTCTACAAGCTTAGGGTTTGAAAATATTTTTATGAAACCTGAGCTTCAGAGTAGTTTTGGTCGTGGAAATAACGGATTGGCAAATCCGGCTGGAGATACCTCTACTTCAAGTTGGGGACCTGCTATTGATAAATCAAAAGTAAATGATAATCTAAAAAACTTTTTTAGAACAGGAACCAATACGCAACATACTTTAAGCTTTCAGGAAACCTTAGGTGAGGGGACCAATTTGTACACCTCTGCGAATTATTTATACAATAATAGCATGATTCCTAATTCAAAATATGAAAGATGGAATTTTATGGCAAGAATCAATTCTAATTTTGGAGCCCGCAAAAGATGGACCTCGGATATTAAAGTTCAATACGTAAGCACTAATGCTATTAACAGACCTTCGGCAGGGCAAGGGGACGGTAATTATTATCCCGGTATTTTATTATTGCCTCGTGATATTAATATCAGAGATTATAGAGAGGGGATGACCCAAAATAATGTCCAGCAGAGATGGATTACCAATGATGGAATTAATCCATACTGGTCAGCTTATAATAGACTGAATGAGGATAAGAAAGACAGGGTTTTACTAAGTGGTTATTTAAAGTATCAATTTAATGACTGGTTAAGTGCAGATGCTAGGGTAGGAACTGATTTTTATTCTTTAACTGCTGATTCACGGACATGGACTGGTTCCAAAATGGAGAATTCCTATAATACAAGTCAGGAAAAGTTTTACGAAAACAACTATATAGGTAGTATTACAGCGAAGAAAGATAATATTATAGGGAAGTGGAGTGGTTCCCTTTCCGCTTATGGACAAATGATGGCATCGAGAACTAAAGCAATCTATTTGTCAGCACCCAAATTGGTTATTCCTAATCTTTTCAATATTAATAATGCTGAAGGGAATCCTGGAATAACGGAGGTTATTTTAGACAAAAAAATCAACTCCGTATTTGGTGCTGCAGAAATTAATTATGATGGATACTGGTTTATCAATGCTACATTAAGAAATGATTGGACTTCTACTCTGAATACACAAAACAGGTCATATAATTACTCTTCAATAGGGACTTCATTGGTATTGACAGATATGATCGAAAAACTGTCTGATAAAAAATCTGATATTTTAACATTTGCTAAGCTAAGAGCATCCTATGCAGTTACAGGGAATTCCCTGGATCCTTATGAGCTTTATAATACCTACGTGATTAAAAGAGATCCCAATGGAAATATCATTGCTGAAAGAAAAAAGACCTTATATGATGACAATCTTATAAGTGAAAAATTGAAAAATTTCGAAATTGGGGTGGATATTAAATTATTCAACAGGGTTTCTATAGATTTCAGTTATTATGATTCCCGAGCTGTAGACCAGTTATTGGATTTGCCTATGAATCCAATGTCAGGCTATAATAATAGAAAGGTCAATGCTGGAATAGTACAAAACAAAGGAATTGAAATTGTTTTAAATTCTGATGTTATTAAAAATGAAAAGTTCGTATGGAATGCCAATATTAATTTTTCACAGAATAAAAATACGATCAATGAGCTGGATGGAAAAATATCTCAATATCCATTAGGCGGTTTTGATGATGTTGGAATATTTGCGGCCGTAGGAAGAAGATATGGGGCAATATTTGGATCAAGATTTTTAAGAGTGCAGGATGTTAATAGTCCTTACTATGGGAAGCTTATTTTAACAAGTAACGGTTTGCCACAAATAGATAGGGGGCCTTATTTTTTAGGAGACCAGTCTCCGAGAGTATTGTTTGGTTTTATAAACAGTTTTTCTTATAAAAATATTGGATTATCATTCCAGATTGATGGGCGTATAGGAGGAAAGTTCTACTCAGCAACCCAAGCAGGATTACAACGTTCGGGATTAGCGAAAGAAACAGCGCCCGGAGGAAAACGGGACAAATTTGTAGTGGATGGAGTAATTAATAACGGGAGTAATTATACGGTAAATAATGCAGAAATTACCCAGCAGGATTACTGGGCTGCTGTGGGTACCGGAAATTTGGGAATAACTGAACAAAATGTTTATG from Chryseobacterium piperi encodes:
- a CDS encoding spinster family MFS transporter — protein: MDSQISEHRRLGQTRPNYALLLLTLVFALGLLDRVIFNVLLDPIREEFHLSDTVMGLLSGFAFVAFYSAMTFPVARLADRYNRRNIIVTGLTIWSAMTAFSGLVANTLQLTIARIMVGFGESMGSAPGHSLLSDFFPKEKRPKAFSIYSGGLHLGILLGYLIAGLVGQMLGWRYAFFFAGAPGLILALVIRLTMKEPLRGSSEEHYKLKELGIPLREALKDIFSRRSYRLVLIATTMGAFVIYALSTWEATFLRRIYHFDGKQIGLIVGVVKGGTGLAGAFLGGWLSNTFGKKDYKYILQIPAIATFLCATFSLLFLFSTSAAMAIIGLGITTFFLAFHIGVAWGVAQTVTRVEVRTLAAAILTISCNFIGHGFGSSVPGFFNDLLSETYSVNAIRYSLLSATGVALLASIIYWKASVCVEKDINTIEQG
- a CDS encoding DinB family protein, with translation MSNTTLNLQEIKESLQHSQKSFLKLLDEVVPTQKLYTRPSFEEWSCGIVFWHIGEARVFFVNEIQKVLHDPSLSIGRKMDNPARLANIEEADKVQPSSAEIRNRLEKSYAEITRLFEKLTPADLEKEIQHMNPKFGLMKLRDFIDHFIVEHDNIHVAQINRVVKQIS
- a CDS encoding fumarylacetoacetate hydrolase family protein — its product is MKLLMFTVGSSEPKFGAFVQEKIIDLNEIASLAKISLAPSIQESLKSTSGLSDAEKVITYAQENWNQLPENTVWKEDQIEWLPVVGSPEKIICVGLNYKHHIMEMKREMPSTPVLFAKMATTLNGHKQDVPYIDLSNSLDYEAEMAVIIGKKGKNIKKENALEYVAGYSCFNDVTVREYQFRTIQWMQGKNFDGHGPIGPMLITPDEIENLANSKITLRLNGQVMQESFIGDLIFDVPTLIEAISEIMTLNPGDIIATGTPSGVGFGRTPKVFMQRGDVVEVEITNIGLLQNTIK
- a CDS encoding cupin domain-containing protein, with translation MKEKEALYSRLKEQNLTPLWLVEQDVLPLHPSPAAIPWLWKWDQLHQLASTAGKLVELEDGGDRRALGLSNPGLNGKPYATETLWMALQWLNGKEIAPPHRHIAQASRFIIQSEGSYSTVEGNRIFLERGDYVLNPPMLWHDHGSINDKHAIWLDALDIPVTNYLNANFFESYHLDQQEITKKMNASVLKHGNGNYRPLWEPPINEYPPVSVYKWKDTLKALNDLKEADEASPYDDLALEYVNSFNGKAVMKTFGASIQMIRPKVHTKAHRHVSSNVYYVFEGSGYSVIDGVQFNWSEGDFFVIPTWACHEHCNISENSDAILFSVSDIPLMRALDKYREEPYLENNGHQFVREVFKSPL
- a CDS encoding PadR family transcriptional regulator encodes the protein MSTKHIIMSMLEIAPMTGYEIAQNLSTSVVPFWSATASQIYNALKSMKESNLVETENSIRGEKMNVEQYTLTHTGRKELDDWIQEDIQYIPIREPFLLWSSYMEKCTLEKAISIIDKHIERFEKRAHQLEEATYKIQTNEYKLMKMRSESTPKEKLKKIQMARAFAYGEIAAKARFEVEQAKRIRQFAYSFFSEND
- a CDS encoding SusC/RagA family TonB-linked outer membrane protein, with the translated sequence MKKTLFKIGLLQSVFFCWGGLYAQTTDSIKTAKIDEVVVTAYGVKKEKKALGYAFQDVKGQALVDARENNVTNALTGKVAGLQVIRGGFGPGASSKINLRGFTSIKGDNQPLIVVDGIPINNSAGVKAKAQESGNKNNDFWNPDIDMGNGLSDINPDDIESISVLKGGAASALYGARAGNGVILITTKSGKKRNGIGITYSTSLGFENIFMKPELQSSFGRGNNGLANPAGDTSTSSWGPAIDKSKVNDNLKNFFRTGTNTQHTLSFQETLGEGTNLYTSANYLYNNSMIPNSKYERWNFMARINSNFGARKRWTSDIKVQYVSTNAINRPSAGQGDGNYYPGILLLPRDINIRDYREGMTQNNVQQRWITNDGINPYWSAYNRLNEDKKDRVLLSGYLKYQFNDWLSADARVGTDFYSLTADSRTWTGSKMENSYNTSQEKFYENNYIGSITAKKDNIIGKWSGSLSAYGQMMASRTKAIYLSAPKLVIPNLFNINNAEGNPGITEVILDKKINSVFGAAEINYDGYWFINATLRNDWTSTLNTQNRSYNYSSIGTSLVLTDMIEKLSDKKSDILTFAKLRASYAVTGNSLDPYELYNTYVIKRDPNGNIIAERKKTLYDDNLISEKLKNFEIGVDIKLFNRVSIDFSYYDSRAVDQLLDLPMNPMSGYNNRKVNAGIVQNKGIEIVLNSDVIKNEKFVWNANINFSQNKNTINELDGKISQYPLGGFDDVGIFAAVGRRYGAIFGSRFLRVQDVNSPYYGKLILTSNGLPQIDRGPYFLGDQSPRVLFGFINSFSYKNIGLSFQIDGRIGGKFYSATQAGLQRSGLAKETAPGGKRDKFVVDGVINNGSNYTVNNAEITQQDYWAAVGTGNLGITEQNVYDATNIRLRNIQLSYTFPKQLFENFALKSAKVLFTANNVWMIYSKTKGIDPESVFAISSNATGFENFAFPTMRSYLFTLTLGF